The proteins below are encoded in one region of Pseudophryne corroboree isolate aPseCor3 chromosome 8, aPseCor3.hap2, whole genome shotgun sequence:
- the NAIF1 gene encoding nuclear apoptosis-inducing factor 1, translating to MATPAKKRKTNFSEQEVEIIMDEMEKQKHILINHYNAGVPLLTKSNAWYDILKRVNAISTCHRELAEVKKKWSDLKTEVRRKMSQARATVEGEGDVGTPPIMLTPLQQRICNLLGESAILSLPVQECSAEIPAQVSISSPGTVTLSQIPAETTYHTLEENVVEYCTTEAPTTVTSEASVEMISPSEVTGKPQELKNRIALNSARLLQEQRVTNLHVKEIAQHLEQQNDILQMIRRSQELQASAQERQAQAMEGTQAALSALIQVLRPMIKDVRKFLQNQIVDSTAVNEAGDPGTRNGRSNSIGQ from the exons ATGGCTACGCCAGCCAAGAAGAGGAAGACCAATTTCTCAgagcaggaggtggagatcatCATGGACGAGATGGAGAAGCAGAAGCACATCTTAATTAACCATTACAATGCTGGGGTTCCACTGCTGACCAAAAGCAACGCCTGGTATGACATCTTGAAGCGGGTGAACGCCATCAGCACGTGCCACCGCGAGCTGGCAGAGGTGAAGAAAAAGTGGTCTGACCTAAAGACCGAGGTGCGCAGGAAGATGTCGCAGGCGCGCGCTACAGTCGAAGGCGAGGGCGATGTGGGCACCCCACCCATAATGCTCACCCCGCTACAACAGCGCATTTGCAATTTACTGGGTGAAAGCGCCATCCTCAGCCTGCCCGTCCAGGAATGCTCGGCGGAAATACCAGCCCAAGTGTCCATCAGTTCCCCTGGCACCGTGACGCTGTCACAAA TCCCTGCAGAAACCACCTATCACACCTTGGAGGAAAACGTAGTGGAGTATTGCACGACCGAGGCTCCCACGACCGTAACGTCTGAGGCCTCAGTCGAAATGATCTCTCCTTCTGAAGTCACGGGGAAACCTCAGGAACTGAAGAACCGAATCGCTCTAAACTCTGCTCGGCTCCTGCAAGAACAGCGAGTGACTAACCTTCATGTGAAGGAGATCGCTCAGCACCTTGAACAGCAGAATGACATCTTGCAGATGATTCGCCGGTCGCAGGAACTCCAGGCCAGTGCTCAGGAACGTCAGGCACAGGCCATGGAAGGGACCCAGGCAGCTCTGAGTGCCCTCATTCAGGTACTGCGGCCTATGATCAAAGATGTTCGCAAGTTCCTACAAAACCAGATTGTTGACTCAACAGCGGTCAATGAAGCTGGTGACCCAGGAACTCGGAATGGACGATCAAACAGTATCGGCCAGTGA